A single genomic interval of Granulicella tundricola MP5ACTX9 harbors:
- a CDS encoding Zn-dependent hydrolase, which translates to MSGTKANAGVEPARVLADLRELKALTGDEHGAQRVAWTPVWLKARSWFEGKLDEIAKTAPRLERRYDAAGNLWATLPGESAQALLMGGHLDSVPNGGWLDGCLGVLTALEVLRGMAEVYEGRPPMTIRVVDWADEEGARFGRSLFGSSAFAGAHSIAADRGRTDREGMTLEAALKACGYDVERIGEAAVEQKDAAAYLELHIEQGPVLEGLGLPLAVVLGTKGVERHAITFHGQEAHSGSTPMTVRRDALAAAAKLALEIRPIARKRSHDSVATMGSVKTFPGIVTAVVGRCETTLDMRDLYPEILAGMFADARAASERFAAEEGCTVEWQRIWSIEPIPFDPKLIELATEAVKEVAGAAPLLPSGPLHDAAEVSRAGIPTVMVFVQSLNGLSHNSAEDTKEEHLAMAVKAFGGLAARTLAEFA; encoded by the coding sequence ATGTCAGGAACGAAAGCGAATGCGGGCGTGGAGCCGGCGAGGGTATTGGCGGACCTGCGGGAGTTGAAGGCGCTGACCGGCGACGAGCATGGCGCGCAGCGGGTGGCCTGGACGCCGGTGTGGCTGAAGGCGCGCAGCTGGTTCGAAGGCAAGCTGGATGAGATTGCGAAGACGGCTCCGCGGCTGGAACGGCGCTATGACGCGGCGGGAAACCTTTGGGCGACGCTGCCGGGCGAATCCGCGCAGGCGCTGCTGATGGGGGGGCATCTGGACTCTGTGCCGAACGGTGGTTGGCTGGATGGGTGCCTGGGCGTGTTGACGGCGCTGGAGGTGCTACGGGGGATGGCGGAGGTGTACGAAGGGCGGCCCCCGATGACGATCCGCGTGGTGGATTGGGCGGATGAGGAGGGCGCTCGGTTTGGGCGGAGTCTGTTTGGGTCTTCTGCGTTTGCGGGCGCGCACTCGATTGCGGCGGACCGGGGGCGGACGGACCGGGAGGGCATGACGCTGGAGGCGGCGCTGAAGGCGTGCGGCTATGACGTGGAGCGGATTGGCGAGGCGGCGGTGGAGCAGAAGGATGCGGCGGCCTATCTGGAGTTGCATATTGAGCAGGGGCCGGTGCTGGAAGGGCTGGGACTGCCGCTGGCGGTGGTGCTGGGGACCAAAGGTGTCGAACGCCATGCGATTACGTTCCATGGGCAGGAGGCGCACTCCGGCTCTACGCCAATGACCGTGCGGCGTGATGCGCTGGCCGCGGCGGCGAAGCTGGCACTGGAAATTCGGCCGATTGCCCGGAAGCGTTCTCATGATTCGGTCGCGACGATGGGGAGCGTGAAGACGTTTCCGGGCATCGTGACGGCGGTGGTGGGGCGGTGCGAGACGACACTGGATATGCGGGATCTGTATCCGGAGATTCTGGCCGGGATGTTCGCGGATGCCAGGGCGGCGAGCGAGCGGTTTGCCGCCGAGGAGGGTTGCACGGTGGAGTGGCAACGGATCTGGTCGATCGAGCCGATTCCATTTGACCCGAAGTTGATTGAGCTGGCGACGGAGGCAGTGAAGGAGGTGGCGGGCGCGGCTCCGCTACTGCCTTCAGGCCCGCTGCATGATGCGGCAGAGGTCTCGCGTGCGGGGATTCCGACGGTGATGGTGTTTGTGCAGTCTCTGAACGGGCTGAGCCATAACAGCGCGGAGGATACGAAGGAGGAGCACCTGGCGATGGCGGTGAAGGCGTTTGGCGGCCTGGCTGCGCGGACGCTGGCGGAGTTTGCCTAA
- a CDS encoding surface exclusion protein PrgA yields MKLHATATALLFASLALTGLAQTPVPSNTQDTKITKSDLKQQEKANKSQAKADKAQRKALNTKQQKKADKAQDKANREAAPLSPQ; encoded by the coding sequence ATGAAGCTTCACGCCACCGCCACGGCCCTGCTCTTCGCGTCCCTCGCCCTTACCGGCCTCGCCCAGACCCCCGTCCCATCCAATACCCAGGACACCAAGATCACCAAGTCTGATCTCAAGCAGCAGGAAAAGGCCAACAAGTCACAGGCCAAGGCTGACAAGGCCCAGCGCAAGGCCCTCAACACCAAGCAGCAGAAGAAAGCCGATAAAGCCCAGGACAAGGCAAATCGCGAAGCCGCTCCTCTCTCTCCGCAGTAA
- a CDS encoding PAAR domain-containing protein yields MPPAARVTDMHTCPMVTGIVPHVGGPILPPAAPTVLIGFLPAARVTDMLVCVGPPDIIVKGSAGVFINFLPAARMGDMTAHGGVIILGEPTVMIGEIGSPSPGAGGIGGIVAGLAGAGLDPNSANQSKYAHNAKNHKLQSPCIGKGLAASANEKAFAKDMKQLQKDWKTLTPAQRQQHMKDMVNKQLAKSGVPTVGISPNPTMGPGTNGQMNFQNWRLDMNPALMNSPDLTNQQTEDLGNTLYHESRHAEQWYLIGRKEAGEGKTAAQIRQSTQMLGSTATAAAAHPLAKNDPMAACAGQMFNSVYGTGAAHRNTVLTALGPNRTAYNAALANYNAVNANPASTLAQKQAAYAAYQSAAATDTANYNQYRALPEEADAWHAGNSVGSLLHH; encoded by the coding sequence ATGCCGCCAGCAGCCCGCGTCACCGACATGCATACCTGTCCCATGGTGACGGGAATCGTTCCTCACGTCGGCGGCCCCATCCTTCCGCCCGCTGCGCCCACCGTGCTCATCGGTTTTCTGCCCGCCGCCCGTGTCACGGACATGCTCGTCTGCGTCGGACCGCCTGACATCATCGTTAAAGGCTCCGCCGGCGTCTTCATCAACTTTCTTCCCGCCGCCCGCATGGGAGATATGACCGCTCATGGCGGCGTCATCATCCTGGGCGAGCCCACCGTCATGATCGGCGAGATCGGCTCGCCCTCGCCTGGCGCGGGCGGCATCGGGGGAATCGTCGCCGGCCTCGCCGGTGCCGGTTTGGACCCCAACTCCGCCAATCAGAGCAAGTACGCCCACAACGCAAAAAATCATAAGCTCCAGTCTCCCTGCATAGGCAAAGGACTCGCCGCCTCAGCCAATGAGAAGGCCTTCGCCAAGGACATGAAGCAACTCCAGAAGGACTGGAAGACTCTCACCCCGGCCCAGCGACAGCAGCACATGAAGGATATGGTCAACAAGCAGTTGGCCAAAAGCGGTGTCCCCACCGTCGGCATCTCGCCCAACCCCACCATGGGCCCCGGCACCAACGGCCAGATGAACTTTCAGAACTGGCGTCTGGACATGAATCCGGCCCTCATGAACTCGCCGGACCTCACCAATCAGCAGACCGAAGATCTTGGAAACACCCTCTACCATGAGAGCCGCCACGCCGAGCAGTGGTACCTCATCGGCCGCAAGGAAGCCGGCGAAGGCAAGACCGCAGCTCAGATTCGACAGTCCACCCAGATGCTCGGTTCCACGGCCACCGCTGCCGCCGCCCATCCTCTTGCCAAGAATGACCCCATGGCCGCCTGCGCAGGACAGATGTTCAACAGCGTTTATGGGACCGGCGCCGCACACCGTAATACGGTCCTTACCGCCCTAGGACCCAACCGCACCGCTTACAACGCCGCCCTTGCCAACTACAACGCCGTCAACGCCAACCCCGCCAGCACCCTCGCGCAGAAGCAGGCAGCTTATGCTGCCTACCAGTCGGCCGCTGCCACGGACACGGCAAACTACAATCAGTACCGAGCTCTCCCAGAGGAGGCAGATGCCTGGCACGCGGGAAACAGCGTTGGCTCACTCCTCCATCATTAG
- a CDS encoding tyrosine-type recombinase/integrase, whose protein sequence is MQSGVGDAATRPEARRGLEGNRQGPRVRLLKGERIRTFVLTHEQEARYLEACPLLLRDVASVMLDTGLRIGELLNLRWEDIRFEPTGAAKFGSLKIREGKSQNAKRSLSLTARASAVLFARRKVSESPFAFPGKSPTVPILVTSLNHLHSRVRGPLVDGKRHQAFPAEFVLHGLRHTFLTRLGEAGTDAFTIMRLAGHSSVTVSQRYVHPTLDSCETAFERLEALNGRANAKLEGKQSLQSSHHPHQKTA, encoded by the coding sequence ATGCAATCGGGAGTTGGCGACGCTGCGACGCGCCCTGAGGCTCGCAGAGGATTGGAAGGTAATCGTCAAGGCCCGAGGGTGCGACTGCTGAAAGGGGAGCGCATACGGACGTTTGTGCTGACCCATGAGCAGGAGGCTCGGTATCTGGAGGCGTGCCCTCTCCTATTGCGAGATGTTGCGTCCGTCATGTTGGATACGGGCTTGAGGATTGGGGAGTTGTTGAATCTGCGCTGGGAAGACATTCGCTTTGAACCGACCGGCGCGGCAAAATTCGGCTCTCTCAAGATTCGGGAGGGCAAGAGTCAAAATGCGAAACGGAGTCTTTCTCTAACGGCAAGGGCGTCCGCTGTTCTATTCGCCCGCCGCAAGGTGTCCGAATCGCCCTTTGCGTTCCCTGGCAAGTCCCCGACCGTCCCCATTCTGGTCACTAGCCTGAATCATCTTCACAGTCGCGTCAGGGGGCCTCTGGTGGACGGCAAACGGCATCAGGCCTTCCCGGCAGAGTTCGTCCTTCACGGATTGCGCCATACGTTCCTGACGCGCCTGGGGGAGGCGGGGACGGACGCATTTACAATTATGAGGCTGGCGGGACACTCCAGCGTCACGGTGTCCCAACGGTACGTCCATCCAACACTCGATAGCTGCGAAACGGCTTTTGAGAGGTTGGAAGCTCTGAACGGTCGGGCAAATGCGAAGTTGGAAGGGAAACAGTCCCTACAATCCTCCCATCACCCCCATCAGAAAACGGCGTAA